The proteins below come from a single Treponema phagedenis genomic window:
- a CDS encoding replication initiator protein A, whose translation MDFDYFYNREAERFNFLKVPEILVDGEEFKGLSAEAIILYSMLLKRTEISFKNNWIDKENRVFIYFTVEEIMRRRNISKPTAIKTLDELDNKKGIGLIERVRLGLGKPNIIYVKDFMSVFQAKGNGFQKSKNFTSEVKDVDLRSKENELQEVKNVDSNYIENNKSKYSKREYSFCKNGLGTFQNVFLTDEDISDLQIKLNAQLDNYIERLSAYIKSSGKSYKDHKATILSWFYKDQGKSKQAKTSNVPTWEEYNKGEYL comes from the coding sequence ATGGACTTTGACTATTTCTATAACAGAGAAGCAGAGAGATTTAATTTTCTTAAAGTACCGGAGATATTAGTTGATGGAGAAGAATTTAAGGGGTTGTCAGCAGAGGCAATTATCCTTTATTCCATGCTTCTAAAACGAACGGAAATATCTTTTAAGAATAACTGGATAGACAAAGAAAATAGAGTATTTATCTATTTTACCGTTGAAGAAATTATGAGAAGAAGAAATATCTCAAAGCCGACAGCCATAAAAACATTGGATGAGTTAGACAATAAAAAAGGAATCGGACTGATTGAAAGAGTAAGGCTTGGACTTGGAAAACCTAATATCATTTATGTAAAAGACTTTATGAGTGTATTTCAAGCAAAAGGAAATGGCTTTCAGAAGTCAAAAAACTTTACTTCAGAAGTAAAAGATGTTGACCTCAGAAGTAAAGAAAATGAACTTCAGGAAGTTAAAAATGTTGACTCTAACTATATAGAGAATAATAAGAGTAAGTATAGTAAGAGAGAATATAGTTTTTGTAAAAACGGACTTGGAACATTTCAAAATGTATTTTTAACTGATGAAGATATTTCTGATTTACAAATCAAACTAAATGCACAGCTTGATAATTACATTGAACGCTTATCTGCATATATCAAGAGTAGCGGAAAGAGCTATAAAGACCATAAAGCGACGATCCTTTCTTGGTTTTATAAAGATCAGGGCAAAAGCAAGCAGGCGAAAACATCAAATGTCCCGACTTGGGAAGAATATAACAAAGGAGAATATTTATGA
- a CDS encoding DUF3847 domain-containing protein has protein sequence MKNIDEKILMAEEEIKQLQNKRKKLIIQQKQEERKKRDRRLYQKGAVFESIFTESKDFTKDEFYQLITFPNIKEAINQKILKIIEKREKRAYKNTETKRKKWT, from the coding sequence ATGAAAAATATAGATGAAAAAATTTTAATGGCAGAAGAAGAAATCAAGCAGTTACAAAACAAAAGAAAAAAGCTCATTATTCAGCAGAAACAGGAAGAACGAAAAAAGAGAGATAGACGCCTTTATCAAAAAGGAGCAGTCTTTGAAAGTATCTTTACCGAAAGCAAAGACTTTACCAAAGATGAATTTTATCAGCTCATCACATTTCCAAATATCAAAGAAGCAATCAATCAAAAAATCCTAAAAATCATAGAAAAGCGAGAAAAAAGAGCATATAAAAATACAGAAACCAAGAGGAAGAAATGGACATAG
- a CDS encoding type II restriction enzyme: protein MIKMNVNEAWSKLFEKYDILNKIQSEGAFFITANQIKKFKEPRLMAKWDSSENLPSIFKKHNINILSISRNGYVLSDFKLYEPIPELGEHITEMQKVEIPEYETIDIGNISSEANAINVLMLSKILDDFLDEDDNVATFNGRMGTGIFSFRVDRHRGSSFKVDVKNAQCEIDGGMENNNSVVILEAKNVVHPDFHIRQLYYPYRLWASKVVKPIRLVFSIYSNQIYRLFEYVFEDKDNYSSIRLVKSKNYSLQDTDIALNELYDVYSDVKVIYDDNQNNTNIPFIQANSFERIISLMEILFEENKTTEEIAETMEFDLRQSDYYYNAGKYLGLFEKKDVEDEEKIVKKVSLSKLGKDTVKLRYKERQLKLVSLILEHEIFNKLFIKVYNSGELPTKEEIQNIMRENNVCNEGQIVRRSSSVYSWLKWIFNLQNI from the coding sequence ATGATTAAAATGAATGTGAATGAAGCTTGGAGTAAACTTTTTGAAAAATATGATATTCTCAATAAAATTCAGAGCGAGGGTGCGTTTTTCATTACTGCCAATCAAATAAAAAAATTTAAGGAACCACGATTAATGGCGAAGTGGGACAGTTCTGAAAATTTGCCCAGTATTTTCAAAAAGCACAATATTAATATTTTGTCAATTAGTAGAAACGGATATGTTTTAAGTGATTTTAAGTTGTATGAACCAATTCCTGAATTAGGGGAACATATAACAGAAATGCAAAAAGTTGAAATTCCAGAATATGAAACTATTGATATTGGTAATATATCATCGGAGGCGAATGCGATTAATGTTTTAATGCTTTCAAAAATATTAGATGATTTTTTAGATGAAGATGATAATGTTGCCACATTTAATGGAAGAATGGGAACAGGAATTTTCAGTTTTCGTGTAGATAGACATAGAGGGAGTTCTTTTAAAGTTGACGTAAAAAATGCACAATGTGAAATTGATGGAGGAATGGAAAATAATAATTCCGTTGTTATTTTAGAAGCAAAAAATGTTGTTCATCCGGATTTTCACATCAGACAGCTTTATTATCCGTATAGATTGTGGGCAAGTAAAGTTGTCAAGCCTATTAGACTCGTTTTTTCTATTTATTCAAATCAGATATATAGACTATTTGAATATGTGTTTGAAGATAAAGACAACTATTCATCAATAAGATTGGTTAAATCTAAAAATTATTCTTTACAAGATACAGACATTGCTTTAAATGAACTTTATGATGTGTATTCGGATGTAAAAGTTATTTATGATGATAATCAAAATAATACTAATATTCCTTTTATACAGGCTAATTCTTTTGAAAGAATTATATCACTAATGGAGATTTTATTTGAAGAAAATAAAACCACAGAAGAAATTGCTGAAACTATGGAATTTGATTTAAGACAGTCAGATTATTATTACAATGCTGGTAAGTATCTTGGATTGTTTGAAAAGAAAGATGTTGAAGACGAAGAAAAGATAGTAAAAAAAGTTTCATTATCCAAATTAGGAAAAGATACAGTAAAACTTAGATATAAAGAACGCCAATTAAAGTTGGTCAGTTTGATTTTAGAACATGAAATATTTAATAAGCTATTTATAAAAGTTTATAATAGTGGAGAGTTACCTACAAAAGAAGAAATTCAAAATATTATGAGAGAAAATAATGTGTGTAATGAGGGGCAGATAGTTAGACGTTCCAGTTCAGTTTATTCATGGCTTAAATGGATATTTAATTTACAAAACATATAA
- a CDS encoding helix-turn-helix domain-containing protein produces MNVSYQPLWKILEDKKMKKKDLIEIANISENCVANMGNNKYVSMANISRICEALECTPNDVFQFCASDKR; encoded by the coding sequence ATGAATGTATCTTATCAACCGCTTTGGAAGATTTTAGAAGATAAAAAAATGAAGAAAAAAGACTTGATTGAGATAGCAAACATTTCAGAGAATTGTGTTGCTAATATGGGCAACAATAAATATGTTTCAATGGCGAATATTAGCCGTATATGCGAAGCTTTAGAATGTACCCCCAATGATGTATTTCAGTTCTGTGCAAGTGATAAAAGATAA
- a CDS encoding DNA adenine methylase gives MTKNSRKKNIVLAPVVKWVGGKRQLLSDIVPLIPKTFSTYVEPFVGGGAVIFDIQPKKAIINDFNSELINIYKVIKEKPNELILALENHERLNSEEYFYEVRALDRNEKYGEINDIEKAARIIYLNKTCYNGLFRVNQAGQFNSPYGKYKNPNIVNMPVVLAMSKYFNENNIKIMNGDYKNSLKNLRKGAFVYFDPPYMPISSSSSFTGYTENGFDTKQQIELKEECDKLNSKGVKFLLSNSDHPFIRELYKDYEIITVKAKRSINSNGNKRGEINEVLVRNYD, from the coding sequence ATGACTAAAAATTCAAGAAAAAAGAATATTGTTCTTGCTCCTGTAGTAAAGTGGGTTGGTGGCAAAAGACAATTATTAAGTGATATAGTTCCGCTTATTCCAAAGACATTTTCTACTTATGTTGAGCCTTTTGTAGGTGGAGGAGCGGTCATATTTGATATTCAGCCTAAAAAGGCAATTATAAATGATTTTAATAGTGAGCTTATAAATATTTATAAAGTAATTAAAGAGAAACCTAATGAATTAATTTTAGCTTTAGAAAATCATGAGCGACTTAATTCAGAGGAATATTTTTATGAAGTTAGGGCATTAGACAGAAATGAAAAATATGGGGAAATAAATGACATTGAGAAAGCTGCAAGAATTATTTATTTGAACAAAACGTGTTACAATGGTTTATTTAGAGTAAATCAAGCAGGGCAATTTAATTCTCCTTATGGTAAATACAAAAATCCTAATATAGTTAATATGCCCGTTGTATTAGCTATGTCGAAGTATTTTAATGAAAACAATATAAAGATAATGAATGGAGATTATAAAAACTCCTTAAAAAATTTAAGGAAAGGTGCATTTGTATATTTTGATCCACCATACATGCCGATTTCATCCTCATCTTCTTTTACAGGTTATACAGAAAATGGATTTGATACGAAACAACAAATTGAACTTAAAGAAGAGTGCGATAAATTAAACTCTAAAGGAGTAAAATTTTTATTATCAAATTCAGATCACCCTTTCATTAGAGAATTGTATAAAGATTATGAAATTATTACTGTAAAAGCAAAGCGTTCAATAAATAGTAATGGTAATAAACGTGGAGAAATAAATGAAGTATTAGTAAGGAACTATGATTAA
- a CDS encoding Maff2 family mobile element protein: MEFFTQAVNVLKILVMAVGAGLGAWGVINLMEGYGHDNPCAKSQGIKQFMAK; this comes from the coding sequence ATGGAATTTTTTACACAGGCAGTTAATGTATTAAAGATTTTGGTAATGGCAGTAGGAGCAGGACTTGGAGCATGGGGTGTTATTAACTTAATGGAAGGATATGGCCATGACAATCCGTGTGCAAAATCGCAGGGAATCAAGCAATTTATGGCAAAATAA